The nucleotide window AGTCTCGGGGCTGAGCGACATTCTCCTGATGTGCTCGTAGGCCCTCCGTACCTCCTCCCGCTCGTACCCCCGGGCGCGCTTCTCCAAATACAGCAGGACGGAGAGGAGAACCCCCTTGATGCTCCTTTCCTGGAGGGGAAGGAACTTCCACCCACCGTCATAGACATAGGCTGCCTTGGGCGTCTCGTCCCCCCTCAGCTCCCCAACGGGAACTGTGTTCATGCCCTCCCGCGACGTCAGGTACTCGATCAGCATATCCTCGGAGTAGCCTTCCTGTCTGAGTCCCAGAAAGCTCAGCTCAAGCGCCCTCAGAAGGGAGGCAATCCTCTCCATCTCGGTTATCCTGGACTTCGAGAGAATGGACAGCTTCAGCACGGCCTTCTCAAGGGGCTCTTCCTCGATGTTGACGGTAACGAGAACCCTGTCCCTCAGACGGGAGCCCTCCTCAAAGGCTTTCACCACTATCCACACGGCACCGTTCGTGAGGATGCCGTATTTAACACCGGAGTTGAAGCAGTAGCGCGCCAGCTGGCGGAGGGGCTCGTCCCGCGTGATTATGTTAACCCCGAGGTTCTTGGCCTCGACGTAGGCAAAGACCCCGCCATTGAGGATGAGCGCGTAGTCCGCCCTCCCGTCCTCCGTCCGCTCCTCCGGCCTGACCTCCTCCGGGTTGTTCCAGTCCCAGCCGAGCGCCTGGAAGATTTCCCCGATGAGGTGCTGCTTCACCGCCTCCTCGTTCTTGGCGTAGAGTTCCCTGTGTGAACGGATTTTCCTCCTGACGCTGGCCACGGCTTTGGTAAGCCCCTCCATACCTATACCCCCGACCGCTTTAGTGCTCTCCCCACGACCTAAAAGCTTTTGGGCGGTGGGTTCAAATTGCTCCGGTGGGACTATGTGCCGCGTAATGTTTGCAGCAGGTGACGGAAAGCGGATTCGTCCGCTGCTGGATGCCCTGGTAAGATCCTCCGAAAATGACCCGTACAAGGAGCGGAGGGGAAGGGGGAATCAGCACAGGGACGGATGGGGGTACGTCCTCCTGAAGGAGGGTTCGGTGAAGCACTACCGCTCGCTGAGGCCCATATTTGAGGACGACGCCGCCCTCGGTTCCCTCAGAGAGGAGCTTGAGGGCTTCACCGTGCTGATGGCCCACACGAGGGCGGCCAGTCAGGGGGCCAGGAACCTCTTCAACGTCCACCCGTTTGCGTTCTCGTCCAGACACGGCTTCACGTTCTGGCTGCTCCACAACGGCGACCTTGACAAGGGGAGGATTATGGAGCTCGCCGAACTGGACGGAGAGGAGCTGGAGAACGTTTCGGACACCTACGCCTTCGCCACCTACCTGTGCAGGAGGCTCCCCAGCCCGTCGCTCGATGACGTTCTGGAGCAGTACCGGATCATCAACGGGACGATGAAGTCCCTCTTCAACACCGTCACCCTGTTCCAGGATTCCGGGGGAAGATTCTCCGCCTTCATAACCGCCAGCATGAGCGAGAAATACGCCGGGAACCCGCTGAACTACGACTACGGAAGGCTGCTCCTCATCGAAGATAAGGACCTCTTCGCGGTGACGTCCTCAACCTTCGAGCTGTACCACCCCGCGGACTACCGGGTAATCCCAAACGGAACCGCGTTCTACGTTAGGCTTGGTGAGGAAGACTTCGACGTTGAGACGGTTCGCCTGTGAAACGTTATATACTATGCCCCCCACTTTTATTTTGGGTGGCAACATGGATAGGGATGCCCCGATCAAGGTTTACATGACGAGGAAACTGATAGGCGTTTCTCCGGACGACAGCGTAAAGCGCGCCTGTGAGGTCATGGTGGAGTTCGACATAGGCTCCTTGGTTGTCGTCGAAGAAAACAGAGTGGTGGGGTTCTTCACGAAGAGCGATATAATCCGGCGTGTTGTCATCCCGGGGCTGTCAAATAGCACCCCAGTCCGGGAGATCATGAGCGGGGAGCTGATAACCATTGACGCGAACACACCCGTGAGGGACGTTCTCGATCTGATGGCCAAGAAAGGAGTCAAGCACATGCTCATCGAAGAGGACGGCGAGATAGTGGGTATATTCAGCCTGAGCGACCTGCTGACCGCCAGCAGGAGGCGGCTCGAGACAGCCATCGCGGCCGAGTGATGGGTATGATACGGATAGCGCACATAAGCGACACCCACATAACCGGCGAGAGCGCCTACAAGGGCTACGCCTACGACCTCATAGTCAACGACGTGAACCGCGGGGACTTCGACTTCGTGATACACACCGGCGACGTGACCAACCAGGGCCTCCGCGAGGAATACGAGCGGGCCTCGTACGAGCTTGGAAAAATAAAGAAGCCGCTCGTCGTTATCCCTGGCAACCACGATGTCAGGAACGTCGGCTACGAACTGTTCGAGAAGTTCATAGGGCCGCTGAACGGCGTTTACGAGTTCCGCGATGGGGTCGTCATCTGGGTTGACTCGACCATACCCGACCTGAGCGATGGCAGAGTGGGCGGCCACAAGTTCCGGTGGCTCAAAGCGAGACTCGAGGAGTACTCCGAGAAGAAGTTCAAAATCGTCGCCGCGCACCATCACCTCGTCCCGCTGCCCGACACCGGGCGGGAGAGAAACGTCCTGTACAACGCAGGCGACGTCCTCGACCTCCTCCTCAGGCACGAGGTCAGCCTCTACACCTGCGGCCACAAGCACGTGCCCAACGTCTACCGCATCGAGGATATGGTGGTCGACAACGCGGGGTGCGCATCCTGCAGGAAGACGAGGAAGGGGGACGTGAACAGTTACAACATCATCACCATTCACGACGACGGCAGGATAGAGGTTACGATAAAACGCGTGACCGGGGACGAGGTGAGGAAGGAGCACAGGCCCATAAAGCCGAAGATCTTCGTGCCCCGCGGGGAGCGCCTGCTCCGGATAGTCCAGATGAGCGAGAGCAACGTCTCTGACAGGATGTATTTCAGGAGGAAGGTACTCGAAAACGCGGTGCGTACAATAAACGAAAAGCTGAGGCCGGATATAGTGATTCACAACGGCGACGTCGTGGATATGGGGATAGAGCGCTACTACGAGAAGGCCTACGAGTTCTACGAGAAGATCAAAGCGGAAAAGCTCGTCGTTCCCGGTCACAACGACATAACCTACCTCGGCTACGACCTGTTCCTGGAGTACTTCGGCGAACCGGAGATTGTGGAGATAAAGGACTTCAAGTTCCTTCCAGTGATAAGCGCCCAGTACGAGACCCCTATAGGGGTCGTCGGGCGGATAGGCCAGCGGAAAGTAGCGAGACACCTCGAGGAGTATCGCGAGAGCTTTACTGTGGTCGTTCTGCACCACAACATAATCCCGATTCCGCGGAGCAGGGAGGTGGGATTCCTCGAAGACGCCGGTGACGTGCTGAGGACACTGACGGAGGGGGAGGCCAACCTCGTGCTGACCGGCCACGGAGGCAACTCCTTCGCGGTCAAGGTTGAGAAAACACCGGTAGTCAACGCGGGCTCAATAAGCTGGGAGCTCCACAGGAACCCCTTCGGAAACAGCTTCAACCTTATAGACATATACCCCGGGATGATAGTCGCCTTTGAGGTTCAGGCCACGTGGGGGAGCGGAAGGCTCCTTGGGATATGGAAAATAAAAGGCCCGTTCACCCTCTGACGTCCCCTCCCACCTTTTTCATCAGCCGCTCCATTATGTCCTCCATTATAACGTCCACAGTGTGCTCCAGCTCGACGTTGTTTATCACCCGAACCCCATGCTCCCTCGCCATCTCCACAATGAAGTCCTGTATCTCCATGATGGCGTCTATGTGTTCGAGATAGTACTCGGCAGGCCTCTTGCTGTAGCGTGCCCTTTCGTAGAACCTGGCCTCCAGGTCCCGCTTGCTGCCCACAGTTATCACGTACATGAAGTCCCTGTCGTTGAGCTCAACGTAGCCCGGAACAAGGTGTATGCCCTCGATGACCGTGTTGAAGCCCTCTTTGTGGGCCCTCTCAAGGACCGCCTTGAGGCCAACGGACACATGGCGAACCTGCTCCTCGAAGCCCCTGATAAGGGGGGAGTCCCTTCCCTTTACCCTGCCGGTGGCCGTCCAGGCGAGGAAGGACGACGTGTGTAGATCCGGGAGAAGTTCAGGCGCTATTATCTTCCTCATGACCTCCCTTACCGTGTCCGTCCCTATAACGCTCCTTATGCCGAGGCGGAACGCCAGCTCGGTCGCTATCGTTGACTTCCCTACACCTGTTGCCCCACCGAGGAGAATGGTTATCGGCACCTTCAGGCGGCGGAGCTGGCGCCAGAACAGGTAGCGCTTCGCCGCTTCTTTAAGGCCGTGGTCAATGAGCCTCCTGTACGTCAGCTCACGTATCTCCTCCGTGGTGACAAACTTGGCCTTTCTGGAATTCAGCTCCTTCTGAACCTCCGTGGCTATGATGTAAGCTATACCCACATCAACACCCGCGAGGGTTATTGAGCGCGTGAGGATTCCCCTTGAGAACGGGAGCCTGGCCCTGCTCTCGGGGTCGGTTACGATTATCATCCTCTTCCCTCCAGTATCGAGCGGCCGAGCCTCAAAACGGCCCTTCTTAGGTCCTTCCCATCGATGTTGACAGGCTCGTTGTCCAGGTAGATCACCTCGATTCCCCTCTCAAGTGCCCACCGGGTAACAACGTCCACGGCGGCCGCTTTAAGCTCAACGGCCACCGCGTCGATACCCTCGAATCCCCCCAGGTCCTTTCTCAGTGCAGGTCTCCTCGACAGGTTGTCAGAGGTGTGAACAACGTCCGCCCCCATGTCCTCGATGTACCTCCTCGCCCCCTTGAGGGCCAGCCCCGACGTCATCACGAGGGCCAGCCTCTTCCCGGAAACGTCCCCGAGGGGCCTCGGTCTGAACGCGGTCAGATGCACATCCGCGTCGGGGTTAATCTCCAGGATTATCCTCTCAAGCTTCCTCAGCCGCCCCCGGGGTACCGAGTCGGCCATCGTGACGACGACTATGTCCGCCAGGGAGAGCCTGAAGGGGCCGAAGTAGCCGCCTATGAAGTCGGGCTTCTGGGCGGCGCTGACCATGAGGACGTACCCATCTGCGCGGTAGGCGGGAAACGTTGCCCCGCTGCCCTCGAGGATTATTAGGTCGTTCGGCAGGCTCTCGGCCAGCTTAACTCCCTCATCCACAACATCGAAGAAGGAAAACCCCGCCATGCCTCCCCCGCAGCGGCGGCACCCTATGGTCACCACACGTGAGGTGAGCGCGTTCTCAAAGTGGTCCGAGGCGGCGTGCTTTCCCTCCCCCGCCAGCTTGACCAGGAACTCGGGGGTTATCTCAAATTTGTCCCCCTCTATCAGCTCCGGCTCCTCGGGACCCCCGCGGCCCATCGTGACTATGACGGGGTTGGCTATCTCCTTGAGGGTCCTGGCTATGAAGCCGCTGACCGCAGTCTTGCCGACCCTCTTCCCCGTCCCTATGACGGCAAGGCTCGGCTTTCTGGTCCTCTTCAGCGGCCGGGGGGTGAACGTGAAGTCGGCCCCCCGGTAGGTCACCCCGTGCAGCATGCACAGGGATGCAATCCTGAACCTGTCCTCGTAGTTCAGAACTGGCTCGTCGCTCAGGTCAACGACCTCGCAAACATCGTTCTCCCGGAGGGCCCTCGCGAGGGCGGCAAGGTAGTCCCCCGCGTAATACACTGGAATCCCGAGCCTCTCCTCGATGTCCCGAATGTCCCTAATCTTCTCACTCCCGCCCAGAAAGACGGCGCAGCAGACATCACCGAGCCTTTCCACCGCCCACGCGGTGACGTCTGGATAGTGCTCGCCGTCGATAAGGACGAGCCTCCGATTTTTCATGCCACCACCGTAACCACTATCTTCATGGAGCATTTAACATTTTGGAGTGTGTCCCAGCGGCACCTCTCCGCACCCCGGGAACCGCAGGAAGGATTATAAACCCCAAGGAGGTATGATTATTGCCCCGCTGAAAGGAGGTGTATGAAATGGCTGAGATGATTGTTAAGAGCAAGGTTAAGGAGGCCGTCAAGGCCATCGACCCCGAGATGAGGGTCAACCCGGAGTTCTACGAGGCCCTCGAGGCCGAGGTTAAAGCCCTCGTTGAGAAGGCTGTCAAGAGGGCCAAGGACGAGGGCAAGAAGACCCTCTACCCGAGGCACGTCTGAGGCCTCTCCCTTTTCCTGCTTTTTCCATTCCATCGATGGCCTTTTATTCTCCCTTTCCTAACTTTTGCGGTGGTAACATGGCGCTGAGAAAGCTCGGAGATTCTATCTACCTATACCCGGGCAGTCCATCTACCCTGATAAAGGTTCTCAGGGAAGGGGCTGTTCTGATCGACCCCGGCCACGGGAGCGGGCGGCACAAGGATCTGAAAAGGGAGGTCCGGAAGCTGGGGGTCGAAATAAAGGCCCAGCTTGCGACGCACGGCCACGCGGACCACATATCGGTTGCGCCGAGGATCGACGCTCCTCTTTTCATGCACCGCTTCGAGTTCTCGATAGCCGAGAGTCCGCTGAACAGGGAACTGCTCACCTTTGGCTCAAAGGCGCCGAACGGATTCCTCGTCTTCCAGTTCCCTGACGAGGTCAAGGTTCACGCGGTTTTCGAGTGGGGTGACGAACCCTTCGGTCTCAAGTCTGTGAAGCTGGACGGACATTCCCCCGGCATGACGGGTTTTGTGGACGAGGCGGGCGGGATTCTCTACGCGGGGGACGCCTTCTTCGGGGAGCGGGTCATAACCTCGGTCGGCATGCCCTACATGGTCGACCCTGACCTATTCAAAGCTTCAATTACAGAATTAAAGAATTATGTAGAAAGGGGCTTTCTCCTGATACCCTCCCACGGCAGGCCGGTGGAGGGGGAGGAGGCGCTCGAACTGCTCGACTTCAACCTCACCTGTGTCGAGGAAACAGAAAGCCTCATCCTGGACATCCTGAGGAAGGGGCCAATGGGCATCGACGGTATCGCCTTCCGCATAATGAAGTACTACGGGGTCGAGGTCACGCCCCAGAAGCTCGCCCTCAACCTCGTCCCCACCAGGGCCTTCATTGCGAAGCTCTACAACGAGGGGAAGGTGGACGCGGTCGTTGATAACGGACTCAAATGGAGGTTGAGAGGTTAGGAACGGGCACTCACTCCTCGTCAGGATAGCACAGGTAGCGGTAGGGGCAGAACCTGCACGTGTAGGAGTATTCCCCTTTGGGGGGCTTTCCTCTTTTGTAGGCCTTTTTGACGGAGTAGAAATGCTTGAGGGTCTCGCGGAAGAGCTTGCCATCGTAGGGGACTTCAAAGGCCCTGAAGTTCGGCCCTTTGACGATTGGAAAGCGCGAGAAGTCGATCTTGCTTATCACCTTCATCGGCTCCTCGTGGAGCTTGACGTAGTAGAGATAGCCGTACTCCGCCTCTGCCCAGCGCATGTAAATGTTAAGCTGGGCCATATGGTAGTCGTAGGGTTTGCTGGGGAGGCTGGTCTTGCCCTTTATCTCGATCGGGAAGTCCCCTATGGCGTCTATTCTGCCGTGTATCTCGAAACCGAGCCTCCGGGAGCGAAGAACGAGGTGCTTCTCAAGCTCGAAACCGAAGCGTTTTTGCAGGATCTCCCCGAGGACGTTGTGGGTATTTATGCCCTGGTTCAGCCTAACCTTTACGAACTCCGGCCATCTCTCTGGGTAGCCCTTGAGCCTGAAGTATATCCTCCTCGGACAGGTTAAGGCCTCGCTGGCGTAGAACTCGATGAGACCATCGTTCCCGTTGATTCCGTCATTTTCGGCCATTCCGTTCCCTCCAGGAAGGGGGCGGGTCATCGGCCCGCGAACCTCTCCGCCCCTGCGTCAGCTAATACCGACGTCATCACCCATCAGACTGGGCAAGGGTCGTCATCCGCTTGGAGGGTTAAGGCTAACCCACCATTTAAACCTTTGGGGAAAGAAGGCCGAATGAAGGGAGAAGGAAATCAGAGTATGGTACCCTTCTTCCTCTTGAGCGAGTAGCTCAGGCCATAAGCAGGCCAGATGCTCGGTGGCTGCTCGTAGTGGTGGAGGTTCCTCAGTATCTTCTCCGCGGTCTTTTTGTTCCTGGCCTTCACCCTCAGAACGCCGTCCTCAAGCTCAACCGTTCCGTTGGACAGCCTCAGGGTGAGCTTTGAGCCGTTCACTTCGGGCCTGGCCTTCATCAAAAGCTCCCTGTAGTCCTCGTATGCCTCCCTGCTGAGCTTCTGCTCAAGAAAGACGGGTTTCTCACGTGACTTAAACAGGCGGGAGAACCAACTACTTGAAGGTTCTTCATCCATACTCCTCATCTACCTCCGGAGGATTTCTCGTTTTAAATTCGCGGTTCCGCTTTTTAAGGCTTTCTCCTCGCTTTTTGCCGAAACGGCGAAATCTCTGCCATCTCCGGTGGTGAGAGAGTACTACCTATTGTCACTGCAGGATAAGAAGTTTTAAAAGTGCGAAGAATAAGGCAATTTCAGACCAGCCAGATGCAGTATCGGTGAGCATCATGTCCAAAAGCCTTCTTTTACTGCTCCCGGCCTTAATACTCCTGATCTCACCCTTAGCGGCAGCGCAGAGCGATGGATTTATCACATCCATCCG belongs to Thermococcus camini and includes:
- a CDS encoding type I restriction endonuclease, which produces MEGLTKAVASVRRKIRSHRELYAKNEEAVKQHLIGEIFQALGWDWNNPEEVRPEERTEDGRADYALILNGGVFAYVEAKNLGVNIITRDEPLRQLARYCFNSGVKYGILTNGAVWIVVKAFEEGSRLRDRVLVTVNIEEEPLEKAVLKLSILSKSRITEMERIASLLRALELSFLGLRQEGYSEDMLIEYLTSREGMNTVPVGELRGDETPKAAYVYDGGWKFLPLQERSIKGVLLSVLLYLEKRARGYEREEVRRAYEHIRRMSLSPETALDVLKKLEEEEKLRISVEI
- a CDS encoding class II glutamine amidotransferase, with product MCRVMFAAGDGKRIRPLLDALVRSSENDPYKERRGRGNQHRDGWGYVLLKEGSVKHYRSLRPIFEDDAALGSLREELEGFTVLMAHTRAASQGARNLFNVHPFAFSSRHGFTFWLLHNGDLDKGRIMELAELDGEELENVSDTYAFATYLCRRLPSPSLDDVLEQYRIINGTMKSLFNTVTLFQDSGGRFSAFITASMSEKYAGNPLNYDYGRLLLIEDKDLFAVTSSTFELYHPADYRVIPNGTAFYVRLGEEDFDVETVRL
- a CDS encoding CBS domain-containing protein, with protein sequence MDRDAPIKVYMTRKLIGVSPDDSVKRACEVMVEFDIGSLVVVEENRVVGFFTKSDIIRRVVIPGLSNSTPVREIMSGELITIDANTPVRDVLDLMAKKGVKHMLIEEDGEIVGIFSLSDLLTASRRRLETAIAAE
- a CDS encoding metallophosphoesterase family protein, with the translated sequence MIRIAHISDTHITGESAYKGYAYDLIVNDVNRGDFDFVIHTGDVTNQGLREEYERASYELGKIKKPLVVIPGNHDVRNVGYELFEKFIGPLNGVYEFRDGVVIWVDSTIPDLSDGRVGGHKFRWLKARLEEYSEKKFKIVAAHHHLVPLPDTGRERNVLYNAGDVLDLLLRHEVSLYTCGHKHVPNVYRIEDMVVDNAGCASCRKTRKGDVNSYNIITIHDDGRIEVTIKRVTGDEVRKEHRPIKPKIFVPRGERLLRIVQMSESNVSDRMYFRRKVLENAVRTINEKLRPDIVIHNGDVVDMGIERYYEKAYEFYEKIKAEKLVVPGHNDITYLGYDLFLEYFGEPEIVEIKDFKFLPVISAQYETPIGVVGRIGQRKVARHLEEYRESFTVVVLHHNIIPIPRSREVGFLEDAGDVLRTLTEGEANLVLTGHGGNSFAVKVEKTPVVNAGSISWELHRNPFGNSFNLIDIYPGMIVAFEVQATWGSGRLLGIWKIKGPFTL
- a CDS encoding 2-phosphoglycerate kinase, with product MIIVTDPESRARLPFSRGILTRSITLAGVDVGIAYIIATEVQKELNSRKAKFVTTEEIRELTYRRLIDHGLKEAAKRYLFWRQLRRLKVPITILLGGATGVGKSTIATELAFRLGIRSVIGTDTVREVMRKIIAPELLPDLHTSSFLAWTATGRVKGRDSPLIRGFEEQVRHVSVGLKAVLERAHKEGFNTVIEGIHLVPGYVELNDRDFMYVITVGSKRDLEARFYERARYSKRPAEYYLEHIDAIMEIQDFIVEMAREHGVRVINNVELEHTVDVIMEDIMERLMKKVGGDVRG
- a CDS encoding 2,3-diphosphoglycerate synthetase — protein: MKNRRLVLIDGEHYPDVTAWAVERLGDVCCAVFLGGSEKIRDIRDIEERLGIPVYYAGDYLAALARALRENDVCEVVDLSDEPVLNYEDRFRIASLCMLHGVTYRGADFTFTPRPLKRTRKPSLAVIGTGKRVGKTAVSGFIARTLKEIANPVIVTMGRGGPEEPELIEGDKFEITPEFLVKLAGEGKHAASDHFENALTSRVVTIGCRRCGGGMAGFSFFDVVDEGVKLAESLPNDLIILEGSGATFPAYRADGYVLMVSAAQKPDFIGGYFGPFRLSLADIVVVTMADSVPRGRLRKLERIILEINPDADVHLTAFRPRPLGDVSGKRLALVMTSGLALKGARRYIEDMGADVVHTSDNLSRRPALRKDLGGFEGIDAVAVELKAAAVDVVTRWALERGIEVIYLDNEPVNIDGKDLRRAVLRLGRSILEGRG
- a CDS encoding MBL fold metallo-hydrolase yields the protein MALRKLGDSIYLYPGSPSTLIKVLREGAVLIDPGHGSGRHKDLKREVRKLGVEIKAQLATHGHADHISVAPRIDAPLFMHRFEFSIAESPLNRELLTFGSKAPNGFLVFQFPDEVKVHAVFEWGDEPFGLKSVKLDGHSPGMTGFVDEAGGILYAGDAFFGERVITSVGMPYMVDPDLFKASITELKNYVERGFLLIPSHGRPVEGEEALELLDFNLTCVEETESLILDILRKGPMGIDGIAFRIMKYYGVEVTPQKLALNLVPTRAFIAKLYNEGKVDAVVDNGLKWRLRG
- the cas4 gene encoding CRISPR-associated protein Cas4, coding for MAENDGINGNDGLIEFYASEALTCPRRIYFRLKGYPERWPEFVKVRLNQGINTHNVLGEILQKRFGFELEKHLVLRSRRLGFEIHGRIDAIGDFPIEIKGKTSLPSKPYDYHMAQLNIYMRWAEAEYGYLYYVKLHEEPMKVISKIDFSRFPIVKGPNFRAFEVPYDGKLFRETLKHFYSVKKAYKRGKPPKGEYSYTCRFCPYRYLCYPDEE
- a CDS encoding PIN domain-containing protein, coding for MDEEPSSSWFSRLFKSREKPVFLEQKLSREAYEDYRELLMKARPEVNGSKLTLRLSNGTVELEDGVLRVKARNKKTAEKILRNLHHYEQPPSIWPAYGLSYSLKRKKGTIL